atttaaaaaacataaattactatttattttaaaataatcataattCGTAATTTTTAAacactagattttttttaaaatactttttaaataaaaattcaaattttattttttaaaacccttttttttataagtaaaatgaaaattatattgatgtgaatgaagaagacaaagcccatgtacatagaaagtatacaaaagaacacctaaatacactCTAGGAACCAGAAATTAAaaacagaaaatcatgaaaattaaaaacagaaaaTCATGAACATTAGTTCCATTAAGcacaatggctgaaaaccagAGTAAGAAGGTGTACACAAAAAATTGTTCCAAAGTTCCTCCATTGTGAgctccctatcttcaaagcaccGATCATTACTTTacatccaaatacaccacataatgcacaaaggaatcatcctcCAAACTGCAGCCACTTGAGGACAGCCTTGATATCCTTCCAGCAAGCAATTAAATCCACCACCCTCAAAGACATGACCCAAGCCACAATAATTCTTCTAAACATCTCATCCCACAATACTCTTGTCACCTCACAATTCAATAATAAATGATCCACTAATTCCCCAttcttcttgcacaaataacacCAACCCATAACAATGAGACCCCGATTCCTCAAATTGTCCATGGTCAAAATATTCCCAAGAGAGGCGGTCCATATGAAGAAAGAGACTTTGGAAGGCACAAGAGACCGCCAAATACTCTTCCACGGGAAAGGAACATTACCATGTGATGCCAACAGCTTGTAATAAGATCTCACTGTAAACCGTTCACTCCCGTTAGGCCTCCACTACATCCTATCCATATGTACCGATACCGATAGGCCTCCCATAGAATATATAAGACTGAAAATTTCAGAAACAGTAtccattcccccccccccccccctctttttgATTGGCACCAGATGTCCAGGAACAACATCCCGACTAAACCCGGGGTGCACAAGCCCTCAGCAAAGAGTTCCCAGCAAGTGCACCAcgggtaattcaaggagaaaatccCACAGTCCGATAGTCATGAATATCTCTATTAAATTGAACATCCCCATGGTGAGAACCATGGGAAAATGCCAACAAATCCGATACAGAAGCATCCCGATTAACAGCAATGCGATAGAGAGCTGGGAAAGCCCTATAGAGATCGTGATCTCCACATCAAACATCATGCGAAAATCTGATTCTAGAGCCCTCACCAGCTACAAAACAAATACGAATGGCAAAACTCTTTCAATCCCtcctaataaatttccataagCCCACACCATACACCTCCCTcacttcattagaacaccaacccccccaagaacttcattttttaaaacaatagagATATTTAGTCATTCTTAAGAAATTTTGGGCCACTACTGTCTTTTTAAGGGAAAAATGGGGTACACTGCAGTTTTTGATAGTTTTGAGGGATGATTACCAAAAGAGAAGTGCTACAACTACAAAAAGATCTCACAAAAGTAAACCCATAAACTGACATAGCTTCATAAAATacattagatttactttacaataaaagtagtttTACAATCTATGTACCATATCgagccacatcagtttgtggaaTTACTTTTGTGGGATATCTTTGTGGCTAAAGAGATTACAGATTGGGTGGTATTTTGAGGGGACTTTGTGTATTATAGCCACAAAATGATCATAATCAAACCACCTCTTTGAATTGAACCGTCAGGTTTTAAGAGGTAATTGACTGGATTCCAATACCCTAACATCCTGGCCCAACTATTTGACAGCCCTAAAGGCTCTGCAAATTTAAAGTTCATGTTACATAGCTTGAGGGCCTCGAGACTTGATCCTTAACACCCCAAAAATAGAAAGGTGCCAGACTTATCTCTGCCATAgcaatgatataatttaatctAATGTCTCCATCAGCCTGCAgcattatttgattaattaaCTGGGTGTGCGCGTGCATATGCGTATgcttgtgtgagagagagagaggaacctAGTGAATCATGTTCAATACAATGTCTcactgaaaaataaaacaactgacTAACAAATATTAGAACAGACACTCATTGTGAGAAACGTATTTACTTTTTCATCTACATAACTAGAATTGATAGGCACTGAAGCATATCAAACAAAGCATGTGGTATGGTAAATTTCAATCTCCAATCaagatattaatttagaaataaaaaatgaacattaaaagcatataaataatattcaaCTACCTCTTGAATACCACCGTCTTTAAGGTCATCCCCATGGAATAATGACTGTCAGGCCAGCAAAAAATACAGCATCAAAATCCAATCATGTAAGCaactataaatttttatttgaagagagaagaaaagttCATTTTCCTGAACCATCAATATTTTATGCATTATCTAACATGGCATGGCATTTCCGCATTTTTTAGATGACTCAAATACTTTTAGACAAGTAAtagaagattttatttaaaaaagaacaGACATAGCTAAAGTACACAAGCATACAACATAAATGACtagaatatttcttttttataagtaggaaATGACTAAATATGAAATGTCAGCAAAAAGCCCGTTAAAATATTTCCACCTATGACCACTTCTTGGCCTTGAATGTCCTGTAACATacaagcccaaaacaaaactGAGACCATCAAAACATCGTACCTTGACatctagttgcaagtacaaaGATGGAGCTTCTTCCCACTGCCTGGCCATCTTTTTAATGTCATCTTTGGTAAAACCATGCACATTCCTAGCTGCACAGCcctaaaatacacaaaaatatcaattttatacCTCATTTTACAAATAATTGTTTTTTCTAATTACAGAAGCACTGTCTGCTTTTTCAGAGAGAATATTATcaattactattcattatgacAAAAAAGCAGGGCGGAAAAAAATAAAGCTACAATTTAAAGTACGGATTTTTGTTGTGCAGATCTcataatattaataaacaaGGGGTTGATTACACTTTGAGCCCCGATTTAAAATGACCAAAAACTACCAACCTCTAACACATTTATCCTCAAACTTTTTGGTACCTTCAAGAAGCGAGATGTGCAAAATAGGTGATATTATAGGTGATATTGAGGTGCACATTGCAAAATAGgtgatattatataaatatatatatatttataagtgcAAAATTGGTCATATTTTAGATGGTTGCAAAGTGTAATTTTTCCATAAACAACTTTATATGTAGTATCCAACCCGCCAAAAGTATTAAGGTTTATACAACAGGAAACTTGAATGGCAAGTGAATTATTGCATTGGGATAATAGCACTGAACATTGGACATTGAGTGAATTAAAATGGTGATGTGCAGCAGTAATCACAACAGGTAACATTTACCACAGGATCCTTATATGTAGCTTCCAATATGTAAACTTCATAACCCGAACTCTGAcaagagaaaaaagaacaatGAGTGAagtcaataataaaaaaagaaactatAAGTAATCACAATGCCATAAAAAAACACAAtcgaagaatttaaaaatagCAGTAGAAATAACATTGGCTTTCAGATTGAAACAGCAAATGAAATATCCTCGTATTTGGTGCCTGGATGAATCAGCTTCCATAGAATAAGAAAGTTACAGATAAAAGGTGCcttgagtaatttattttgttgtttttttcttatttggcaccaggtgtccagAACTAAGTACCAactaatcccaggggtgcaCAAGCCCTTGCCAATGAGTTTCCCTCAAGTGCACCTCAGATAATTCAAGGGAATATTCCCCAGTCCGAAggccctagaaattgtttgcacccaacaTTTCGAACCTTGGACtcagagggagcataccaccaagaccaagctCTTactacttgagccaacccctagtgGTTGCCTTGAGTATTCATTCCCACCCACTATCTTACAATTAAGAGAAAACATGCAACCAGCATCATCAGATACGTCAGCAAAGACACAACAGGTAACGAATGCAGAATTCAAGGTAGGTGCTGTTACTGACTAGTAGTAAAATATGTCCAAGATGCATCGTTTTGTATGATaattgagctaaattttatGATACATTGGGGCAAAGCACCAAAAAGCTAATTTGAAACTTTGTTGTTGAGTTGTCataattaaaattatcaaattcTGCAATATTTGGCATTTTGAGAAACATGATAGGAGTGGACTACTCAGACCAAGCTTTAATTTTTTCAGGGCAGGCAGTGGGGGGAGCCAAGCACGGCAAAGCAtcctttggcccaaaaataaattcacaaccAGGAAAGCAACAATAATTGATTACAAATTTCCTGACAACCAGCACTCTGCAATAATACAATTCAAGGTCTCTTTTATCAATTTTGCTTGCTTATTCATTgtctataatttttcatatcaaAAATTCCACAATACCAAAGAATCAAAGTCTCCTTTCATTAGTCCTGAAACTACAATTCAAACCTCCTATTTAGCATGAaaaacattttgaaaataaatcaatttgctACTTTTGTGTATCCGTTGGTCTACTTCTTGTGTACAAGGGTGGtcaatattataaaaaagaaaaaagaaaataaatcaacGAAGACCATTAATAGGAAACTGGGCTGATAAATTCTTtacactttaattttttttttttatatataagtaattctATACACTTTAATTTAACACaaatacttgtaaaaaaattattttaacacaAGCATAACTCCACATAACTCaatatataatacttttataaagCTATTTTAAAACAAAGTACAGCAGCCAAAATCAGGAACTAGGCACTTCAGGTTTCTTGTTTCCAATCATTGAATGTTAACTTGAACTAAGAAAGTACATATTTAAAAGTTAGAGATCATATCAGGTAAACATTATGTTACCATCAACACTGTGATGGGTGTATTAGGAATTTATTGAGTCGTCATTTCAGAACACATGGCAGAGGTTCTTAGGGAGAGAGAATTGAGGGTATACCTTTGCAATTGCCCAAAATTGAGCAAAATCAGCTACCCGCAGATTGCGGTCATCCACTAAGACGAGGCAAACATACCACCAACAAAAGGGTCAATAGCCGAAGAAAACTGCATCTGTTGTTAGTGAAAATGAAGGCAGTGCATGGGCACTGCATCACCACTTAATCTATAATCAAACTAGATCATTGGACTTATTGAATGCCGTAACAAGCCAGCCTAACTGGAAGAACCTTTATTACCTTTAATTCCATTATCTTCTATTATGCCTAAGGTTTGGAGAttctttttaagaaaacaaataacttCATAAGTTTCTTGAACTAAACAATACTTCAGGCATCTTATATGCATTTGTCTTTTGAAGGCAATATAAGCTTATGAATTGGTGCTACAACTAGCATCAGAGGCATGTAATTGTACATGACTAGTAGGCACTACCTCAACATAATTAAACCAAAGGACAAAATGTCGCAAAACTGTGCACaggaattgaaaaagaaaatgtaagagatttcatcttcaaaattatcaataaatcaAGTAAAAAGCAGCcagaatatataaaaagaaattgatcAATGCTTCAAGAAAAAGTACACGAGTTCATGGCTTTCAATTAATCTGAATATTTTAGAACAGAAAATGCATACCAATGATGAAGGTGAAAACTCCCTCCTCAACAGTCTTCTTAAATGCTTTCAACATGCTTGACCGATAAGACTGTTATAGGAATTTAAAGCATGAATtactgaaaaaaaattaatacaaaaatgcATGTGCCCAAGCGCAAGAATGCACATGCACATAACAAATGATATAAAAGCAAGTGCCCAGTAGATATCAGTGACCAAATGGGTTAACATTAAAGTCTAAATCTCAACTGTCCTAAGGATAGCAATAAAATAGGTAACCAACAAAACCCAATTATggtaacaaaataaaacaaaagccaCAGCCATATACCAGTTCACTACTGCAAGCCTGTGAAAGCAGAATCCATATTTTAATTGCATTTTGTTCCAAGACATAGATTGTCattcatgaaaataaaacagTAAACATATCTAATACTATGAAAAAAGATCAGTATGACATGAGGAAACCACATGCTTCTTGTATTCCACATCACACGCTTGTACCCACCAACACAGGATTCGATACATCTCTACTTCAACAACAAGAAATGTAGTAAATAACCTATATTTTTGGAAGCATTTAGAATATAATCTATTGGTTACAACCAATATCAACATTCACAAACACCAAATTACAGCAAACGGTTGTTCGGCAAAAGCGTATGTGACACTAACACCCATTCTCACTTCAGGTCAACAAATCATGAATGGAATtcatgaaaaatgttttttatcCATCCAAGGGGACAATTGAGAAGAGAGGCAACATTTCTAGACAGGTACAAGTAAAACCAGCTCTCATGATATGCAAAACAAGGAATTGGAAGAGGCCATGATAAAGTTAACAGTCAAAATTAGGGCTGCAAACGAACAGAGCCACTCGTGAACAATTCGAGATCGACTCATataaactcaactcaaactcagttcatttaataaatgagttgttcgtgaacattaatattggttcgaatattaaacgagcaaaaatcgtataatctcgactcgattcggtttaGGCTCGTGAACAATATTCGTATAAACTCGATTCGACTCATTTTGAGCTCATCACAATActcgtaatatttatatatatatttacatatattcttttattatatatattttatatgctatatatatatatatatttttataagtatatatatattatttttgatactttgtataagtaatatatgttgttattttatgtataagtaacatgttttattattttacaaaaataatgaattaagttcataaaagaattattgagtcaaatataaaatgtttataaaaataaacaactctaattgattgcgacactttcttaactaatcttattttgattatttggccatatttaatattatatcaaggataattgaatactttaatattaaattaatagctttattatgtaattttttaaatgactttaatgtattagGCATTCTTGATGCCATATATATTGGAAAGTGACAACGAATCGATTTTACATTGTTACATTGATATCTGATAGGCTTATATTTTAGTATGTGTATGTGGCTCATATCAAGTGAAACATCAAACATGTCACACATGTATAGAGAAAGCAAGTGAAACATCACACGTATATTTTAGTATGTGTATGTGGCACCTCATATCAAATGAGCTCTAAGCTTTTGAAGCTACTCAGTTTATTCTTTCTATAAGTTTGCTGGaaattgtaattgtaattagtgatttaccatttgaaattgtaatttattatttttttaagtttgctagaataattgtaattagtgatctaccatttgaaattgtaatttattgtgatatGATATCTTAGATgttagaattattattttacctatttGTAAGTCGTAATTATATTGTGGCAAGTGATGAATCATTGATTTATGTCTAATAAGCATGAAGAgatcaatttaatatatatttttatatttctagttaaaattaattaagagaaataatctcatttatttataaaaataaaaataaaaaaaataatctcatttgtGCTTcactaaccaaaaaaaaatttgtggatCAGATTTAAACCAAGCTCTAGTCGAGCTACTCTAGCTCGTATCAACTTGAGTATTTTTTGTACTCGAGTTCGATCATAATTTACATTAGAGGAGTCGAGCTCGATCAGCAATTCCCAATATTTTTCAAGCTCAAAGTCAAGTTCAAGTAGATATATATGCTAAACAAGTTCTTGACCCCCTATTCGAATTCAACTCGATTCAGTTCGTTTGCAGCCCTAGTTAAAATCAAACGTCACAGAGCATGCTTTGCCAATagagtttttgataagtaacttGCTTTGGCAATAAATAAGACCAATAGTTGTaccaaaaacaataaaatgcTTCAAGTACAAAAATCTACACGATGAATAATCAAGCATACAAAATGATAGTCAATAAATTAATTCTAGAAACAGTCTTGTAGGAGGCATCTATAAGACAATCTCTTACTTGTGAGCAAACGCGAAGAAATTAGCATTAGAGGTGATATCAAGGGCCCAAATGCATTTATCAAGTGAAGACAAATTTTAGACCAGGTCTTGATTGCTAATGAATATCTCAACAATATAATCCATTCGGGTTTAACAATGTTGTGCAAATTGGACTTAGGAAAGGCCTACGACCATGTCAATTGGGCGGACTTAGGAAAGGCCTACGACCATGTCAATTGGGCTTTCTAATGTAATTGTTGTGGAGATGTGGTTTCCAGATAGAATGGCATCATGTATTTATGAGCATATTTCATATTGTATCTCTGCTCTACGTTTCCCTCTTTTGATTCACAGTAAACCATTCGGCTTCTTCAAAAGTTCCCACAATGATCAAGGTGACCCATTATCCCTCATACTCTTGGTCACAATAATCAAAGCTTTGAGCTAAAAGTTTGATTTATGCTGAATTGGTAACTCTTGCCTAGATTTTCATGCGAGAAAGGATCGCATGACTTAATAGTGTCTCATCTCCTTATTGCTCTTCAATGCATATAAatgacttcttttttttatgtcgggaaacttcttcaaaacAAGGCCCTTCAGACCTACCCCTGCAGAGAATCCCGGTCCAGTGTACCACACCCTCAAAAGTTTCCTATACAGAattggttaaatcgctggcttttcactTGAGGGAGTGGCCccaaaagattgtttgcacccatgtcCTTGAGGGGAGTGATACTCCAAGACCAAGACCTTTGCCAcatgggccaaccccttgggatTAATGAATATAAATGGCTTTACATCAATATTAATGAATATCAATGGCTAACATACTAGTTGCCCCCTCATAATGTTAGCCAAGTACTCCCAAATAGACTTTAATGGATTGGTGCTACATGTGCAAAAAGAGCGGGAGATCAAACACAGCAAGGTACCCACAACCCTATGGAATGATTGCTTCACTGTGGTTGAATGGGTAAGGCGATGCCAAGAAGAGTGGTTGATCTCCTCACAAATTGGAGAGGTCTACAGGGCATTCAAAATTGCAGCAATAGGAAGATGGTTCCCATTTGCTTATGGTGGTGTCTTTGGAAGGAAATGAATGCAAGAAGCTTTGAAGATCAACAATCCTTATAATAAATGCTGAGTGTTGATCATGCCTAGGAATcattcttgtatatgtcccacgtacctgggctatgcctatatttttatcaataaaattcttgtttaccaatgaaaaaaaaaatctatagcACAAAATCATCAGCgaaaaaaaatatgtacatattaattagataaaaacaatcaaacagaAAATTATTTAGAACAAGATACCCAATGCAGTCTCAAGACACAATTTGAGGAATAAGGCCTTGTTCAGTTACAtaggtgagatgagatgagatgaaatgagatgaaagttgaaagttaaataacatattgttagaatataattttttaatattatttttattttgggatattaaaaattgaattgttttttgtattttctttagaaatttaggaaagttttaatgattagatgagatggtttgtgaaaacaaaccaggcctaaatattttctattgcaccaaaatctagcaaaaaatgcaagaaaaataaaacttccaatgaaaaggaaaaaaaaaaaaaactgcatcgCCTCTAATACACCAGCATATGATAAGTTGTagtttttgaaatatattttctagTTCCAGATGAACAATTTGCATTACCTCCTCCATTTCAGGTTCATAACAATACTCCATCACCTTCTTCGTTATTGGTTTCTTGCCTCTAGACAAAATCGAAGATTTCAAAACGTCACCATTCTCAACCTGTAATTCATTAGACAATGTTATTTATACACTTTATATCATTTATACCTTATAAACCAAGacacgggaaaaaaaaaaaaattatgataattgatAAGGATTCAATGTAGatcataaaaaaacatattgaaGGCAAAAACAAACCTTTTCAACCTCGGTCATAAAATAATCGTCCATAGAATGAATACGTGGAGCATGACCACCATTTTCAACCTCAAGGTCACGTAACATCTTTGCTAAGTAGCTCTTCCCACTACCTGATTGTATAGTAGATGCAATAAGTTCCCATAAAATGGTcatacacttatttttattctataggtaatcaacaaattttattcatagaaataggcaaagcccaggtACATAGGTATTATGCATAAGAAGCACCTAGTTAGAGGTTACAATCGAAAATAGAAAGTCATGGACACTTAGTCCATTACAAACTAAGAACAATAGGCAAAAGCATACACttgtatttttaatgaagtggtGATGGAAAAAAGATTTCCAACAAAAAGACAAGAACAATTAAAtcaattgaataatattaatacaCCTAGGATTTCTTACAGCTATAACGCAAATATTCTCTagatttacctatcaaaaaaaatatattaattagattaaAGACTTCTAGGCTGTTGCTAATTCATCATGATGAAGGAGCTGAGAATTGATGAGATCACTTTAGTCAGCAAACCATAAATCTAGAATGGGTCAAGCAAGTGGAAATAAGGTAGGAGTAAAGGGAGGGTTCAAGTTGCTGTTACTGAAGTGTAAGATATTGTCATGGAAtgacctatcaaaaaaaatatattgtgacCGAATGTTAGAGGACTGATGATAGGGATGGAAGGATGAGGATAAGGAATTTATTAAGAGAACGAAACATAGATATTATCATTGGGTAggattttattggcccaagCACTTATTTGTTTGCAAGAAACTAAGTTGGCAATCTTAACTAGAGCAGATGTACCCAGCATGTGGAGATTATAATACAGAGTAGCTTTTTTGCATGGACAACAGACCTAGGGAAAACTTCTTGGACAACCTGAGAAAGAAGTGTGTTGAAGTGTTGAATTGCAGTAGCATGTCCGAAAAGAGCAGGGAGTATTGGCCGTGTGGGAAAGGACTGAAAAGTAATCCTTACCACTCAAAAGTGTAGTGAATGACTTCTTATCTTTAATTTAGCAATTCTAGAATGTATTAAGGCGTTCTTTTGTATAcctcctgtgtacatgggctatgcctatgtCAGtagtatcaataaaatttacctcttacttatcaaaaaacaaaTATGTGTGGGGAATGATTCCATTAAGTTTTGATGGTTGGGAAAGCACAGAGTTAGATATGGAAATCGATATGTTCAAAATACTCTATTTTTGGACAGCACCCATTACAATCTTAGCTTTCCTACTTATGTATCTTTAATGGATATGTGCTTTACTTGTGTATCCCTTGACCATGGGTGCTATCTTTAGTATACTACCTGAGTACACGGATTGTGCCCATTTGTGCTTTATACATATAAACCAATAAGTCTCAACTTTACAGAAGCATAGGCAAATAATTCCATGATATATATTAAAGAGAGACATGATGACCAGAAGTGCACAGTCATAATAAGCTACCCGGAAGCCCTCGAAGGATTAACACAATATGATCAGGGCGAGAAGCACGATGCGGTGGCTTAAATAAGTGGGAAGCATCAATAACTTTTGGCTTATCCGAAGATAATTGCTTTAGAGAAAAAGGTTGTCCATCCCCGACAGCCTGCTTGGACTACAACAGAGCATTGCTTGAGATTCCTTAAGAGTGCAATAGATGAGATGAGTCAAAAGATACAAAATCATTTAACAAGACTAGCATACCTCGGAAAAAAAGCCAGTGGAAGAATGCATAAGTGGTTCATTATGGAAATAGGGAAGGGTCATGGAGTGTGCCTCAGCAATTGGCGGATATGATGAAGGCATCACAGCCGATGAACCAACAGGAACAGGAAACAAAGAACAGGATGTTTTAGGCGGTGAAGAGTAGGCTTTCATCACTGAAGAAATGTGCAACACCGGGTCAACAGCCGGAGGTGGTGGTATTGAAGCAGGAATAGGAGGCTGCCTACTAAAAAACGGAGAAGCCTCCATTTTACCCACATTCTCACTGCCACCAGAAGCGGATGGAAAATATCCTCCATGCTCGTTCGCATTTGGATCACCACGTTGGGTGAATCCAGGTAGAGGCTGATGATGAAGTGAACCCTGCTTGCCATCTTGAGATGGAAAACCAACTTCAAGTGGTCGTCTCACATCACTTGGCAGACCAGGTGAATGGAAATCATGTCTCCTATCAACAGGACAATGCATTCCATAGGGTTGTTGCAGTTGATTGTTAGGATCACGATAGTCCATTGGAACGCTACTTTCTTCAGGGTACAGCATCCTTGTCCCTTGCCAATTATTCATATGAGAATGCTGTGGTTTTTTTGCTGGCATAGAATCTCGACTTTGCCATTGTTGATTATTGTGGGGGTTACGATATTTATCATGCAGAACTTCCGAAACTGGATATGGCAAGCGTGATTGATCCACATTTTTAATCCCATGCGTCTGAAAAGGATGCAGAGAACTGTCAACCTGACCATATCTAGAATGAGGGAATTCTATATTCTGAAACCCATTGCCATTACTCTGCATATGTTGTTGCTCTCTTCTATCATCCGAACCAAACCTTGGATCTGTGGTGCTCATCTCCATATTCCTCACACTCAGTGGTCCGACTTCACCCTTAATGTCCCGAAAGCCATCAAATTTCCCGTACTCCCCACCACCAGGTCGACCGTAATTCCCATCAAACGCTGAACTTTCCTGAGAATATGCATTCGTTTCATGATTCATTCCCGGCATCGAGCCCGCACTGCCTTCAGGCAGCAGTCCACTCGACACAGCACCGTGATCACGAATAAGCTTCAACCTCCGCTCATCCTCCGAAGAAACCATTCCAGGCTTCTCTTGATTATGAATATCATCAACCCTAGGCCTCTTAGAGTTCCTATCTCCCTCGTTCGTAAACCAATTACCATAAGACTGCGATTGGAATTGCCCGTATGGTTCTCCTCTATCCAAGCTAGGGTTTCTATGCCACGGCCTCAGATCTCCGAACCCGTCAGTGAATGGGCGGGGAGGACCCGTGGGCCCACTGTATGGATCAAATGGGAACCTAGGGTTTTGATAGAAGGAAGGGCGCGGAGGGCAAAAGGGAAAGTGAGAAATTGAGCAGATGGGGCAGATATTACCTGGGATGGGCATGGGACGCCAGTGTGGTTGATGATGATCCATTCCGGAGCTTGATCTGAAGATCCACGAGGTCCAAAAGAAGCCAAGTATTCTCGAAGAGATTCGACACTGCAGTTCAGGGTTTCGAGGTTGCTAGGGTTTCGAATGAGCCATGAGGAATTCGAAGACAAACTGAAATCAGTGACAGGGCACAATTTACAACTATTTCTTCCAGGTTCGTGTTACGGCGGGAAATTATCCGGTACATCAGGCTTGGGCCACGATGCAATAT
This Carya illinoinensis cultivar Pawnee chromosome 11, C.illinoinensisPawnee_v1, whole genome shotgun sequence DNA region includes the following protein-coding sequences:
- the LOC122282654 gene encoding uncharacterized protein LOC122282654 isoform X4; translated protein: MDHHQPHWRPMPIPGNICPICSISHFPFCPPRPSFYQNPRFPFDPYSGPTGPPRPFTDGFGDLRPWHRNPSLDRGEPYGQFQSQSYGNWFTNEGDRNSKRPRVDDIHNQEKPGMVSSEDERRLKLIRDHGAVSSGLLPEGSAGSMPGMNHETNAYSQESSAFDGNYGRPGGGEYGKFDGFRDIKGEVGPLSVRNMEMSTTDPRFGSDDRREQQHMQSNGNGFQNIEFPHSRYGQVDSSLHPFQTHGIKNVDQSRLPYPVSEVLHDKYRNPHNNQQWQSRDSMPAKKPQHSHMNNWQGTRMLYPEESSVPMDYRDPNNQLQQPYGMHCPVDRRHDFHSPGLPSDVRRPLEVGFPSQDGKQGSLHHQPLPGFTQRGDPNANEHGGYFPSASGGSENVGKMEASPFFSRQPPIPASIPPPPAVDPVLHISSVMKAYSSPPKTSCSLFPVPVGSSAVMPSSYPPIAEAHSMTLPYFHNEPLMHSSTGFFSEAVGDGQPFSLKQLSSDKPKVIDASHLFKPPHRASRPDHIVLILRGLPGSGKSYLAKMLRDLEVENGGHAPRIHSMDDYFMTEVEKVENGDVLKSSILSRGKKPITKKVMEYCYEPEMEESYRSSMLKAFKKTVEEGVFTFIIVDDRNLRVADFAQFWAIAKSSGYEVYILEATYKDPVGCAARNVHGFTKDDIKKMARQWEEAPSLYLQLDVKSLFHGDDLKDGGIQEVDMDMEDEDFDGNLSELKEKPENNIAPVGEDAPDDLGPSKDGNRWDSEGDHLSEVKELGRSKWSNDADEDDTERTEGVKTSALSGLIQAYGKKVKSVRWADQMGSTGFSIHAAKKANLLSLVIGPGTGYNLVSCRESNPIPEEEIPAPTHNAVESKRQSTFQERLRAEQESFKVVFDRRRQRIGGLGVEEE
- the LOC122282654 gene encoding uncharacterized protein LOC122282654 isoform X3 — its product is MDHHQPHWRPMPIPGNICPICSISHFPFCPPRPSFYQNPRFPFDPYSGPTGPPRPFTDGFGDLRPWHRNPSLDRGEPYGQFQSQSYGNWFTNEGDRNSKRPRVDDIHNQEKPGMVSSEDERRLKLIRDHGAVSSGLLPEGSAGSMPGMNHETNAYSQESSAFDGNYGRPGGGEYGKFDGFRDIKGEVGPLSVRNMEMSTTDPRFGSDDRREQQHMQSNGNGFQNIEFPHSRYGQVDSSLHPFQTHGIKNVDQSRLPYPVSEVLHDKYRNPHNNQQWQSRDSMPAKKPQHSHMNNWQGTRMLYPEESSVPMDYRDPNNQLQQPYGMHCPVDRRHDFHSPGLPSDVRRPLEVGFPSQDGKQGSLHHQPLPGFTQRGDPNANEHGGYFPSASGGSENVGKMEASPFFSRQPPIPASIPPPPAVDPVLHISSVMKAYSSPPKTSCSLFPVPVGSSAVMPSSYPPIAEAHSMTLPYFHNEPLMHSSTGFFSESKQAVGDGQPFSLKQLSSDKPKVIDASHLFKPPHRASRPDHIVLILRGLPGSGKSYLAKMLRDLEVENGGHAPRIHSMDDYFMTEVEKVENGDVLKSSILSRGKKPITKKVMEYCYEPEMEESYRSSMLKAFKKTVEEGVFTFIIVDDRNLRVADFAQFWAIAKSSGYEVYILEATYKDPVGCAARNVHGFTKDDIKKMARQWEEAPSLYLQLDVKSLFHGDDLKDGGIQEVDMDMEDEDFDGNLSELKEKPENNIAPVGEDAPDDLGPSKDGNRWDSEGDHLSEVKELGRSKWSNDADEDDTERTEGVKTSALSGLIQAYGKKVKSVRWADQMGSTGFSIHAAKKANLLSLVIGPGTGYNLQESNPIPEEEIPAPTHNAVESKRQSTFQERLRAEQESFKVVFDRRRQRIGGLGVEEE